A stretch of Ranitomeya variabilis isolate aRanVar5 chromosome 3, aRanVar5.hap1, whole genome shotgun sequence DNA encodes these proteins:
- the RSF1 gene encoding remodeling and spacing factor 1, which produces MAEAGAEEAPAAPEDLAPAPAASSGSAAGSWPDFAVVCSFLERYGAALDLPEITVPELEEALEESGAVSPMLAELHTKLMRKIGKSVALERWEKYLVRVCLGYNSTWAWEMKKKGYQEMHVECKVGLLKHLCECQFDDNLKFKNAINEEEADTMRVQPIGRDKDGLMYWYQRDQDHNIRMYIEEQDDQDGSSWKCIVRSRNDLAQILELLKTQIDPAFLKKPEPEENSSQNPKPDDDVKKEEDGEKSLENDEIKEEKPDIVNKKTSDSPTENGSGCETLGETPLKTSSEIKMEPSSDTEEGKPTAKERDSFKENIKPVKAESKAEKTEPKDLKELKGISEKTPSPQDPERAEVSVIVKRAEEHVEKPVEDTEKMKNDQQAKIPLKKRELKLTDDFDSPVKAAICKSKTPTKELLQKEEGKPEEDGTKAADGKQLVNGEVTSEKVHETKGDHQVEDGAAAPRETVIECAKDENGIASEKRNSSVIISLQEIKENGKSKLVDGLEKGVTDVSNDRSTPPVQESSSKAASVVETAEEDPGKCTTVSKVDDEKEKTPPEEKESTKDAETIKESDEPAKEVLPCEEGSQTADQGVTDKKGEDLKDEDSRECESKVKDGKSKATKVKLSVAKKSSTRNAAARKEKASEDPEKPDNDVKEKPASTEKAETDEKEPVKEKKTFTLRSKSRTIEGKAPQSKDVQDEKVEEVADQEKIPEKPSLTSRSKNKQKAAAEEENSGSEGKEMTSERQKDGLKLTIRISNKKRMPELPVEDAEDVDAEENIGRRLRRSPRISRPSVKISEVKPSKPEKKQSDDEESPAREKPEREEEKKPERESGQETKRKHRAGRWKSWTVTRSRRKRESSTEEETEESDSEEDSEEGSEDEKNGAPGEDDEPCKKCGLPNHPELILLCDSCDSGYHTACLRPPLMIIPDGEWFCPPCQHKLLCEKLEEQLQNLDVVLKKKERAVRRKERLVYVGISIENIIPAQESEEVPEIQEKEEKKKKKSKPLERRSTRARKFISYRFDEFDEAIDEAIEDDIRDADGGGGGGGRGKDMSNITGHRGKDISTILEGEREEGKRPQRAVTRRKKRRRLNDLDSDSNLDEEESEDEFRVSEGSQDEFVMSDENIEESDEDQQSNDSDFGARRPRRHYSRPMRQSRRIKRRSVRRRYSDDDEDDDDDESGDDSQGSETDGSSEYSDDYLDTRRRRSRRNQKRQVNYKEDSESDNSQKRARHGRGKEMRRVLKRRCSSSESNESDFSVASDKPRNVRKNLLRKRVRSSNDDLSDEKEKPVRKRLNRIETDDEDEEEGDAKVCSSSSDKPPAPAEDKPPLATAVPEGTKKPSYRIESDDEDDFENVTKDGSPLDYSLVDLPSANGQSPGKTIETLIGKSSEKSETTKDTSAPVSQASNGTGGGQEAAGAEEDEDELLRVTDLVDYVCNSEQL; this is translated from the exons ATGGCGGAGGCTGGTGCGGAGGAGGCTCCGGCGGCGCCTGAGGACCTCGCTCCCGCTCCGGCCGCTAGCAGCGGTTCTGCGGCCGGGTCATGGCCGGATTTCGCCGTAGTGTGCTCGTTTCTGGAGCGGTACGGGGCCGCGCTGGATCTGCCCGAGATCACGGTCCCGGAGCTGGAAGAAGCGCTGGAGGAGAGCGGAGCAG TGTCTCCGATGCTGGCCGAACTTCATACGAAGCTCATGAGGAAAATCGGGAAATCCGTGGCACTTGAGAGATGGGAGAAATACCTGGTTAGG GTATGTCTGGGCTACAACAGTACATGGGCCTGGGAGATGAAGAAGAAGGGCTACCAGGAGATGCATGTGGAGTGTAAAGTGGGGCTTCTGAAG CACTTATGCGAGTGTCAGTTTGACGACAATCTGAAGTTTAAGAATGCCATCAATGAAGAAGAGGCGGACACCATGCGTGTCCAGCCCATAGGACGGGACAAGGACGGCCTGATGTACTGGTATCAACGGGATCAGGACCATAACATCCGCATGTACATCGAGGAGCAGGATGACCAGGACGGCTCCTCCTGGAAGTGCATAGTCAG GTCCAGGAACGACTTAGCACAGATCCTGGAACTTTTGAAAACACAAATAGATCCCGCGTTTCTGAAGAAACCTGAGCCAGAAGAAAATTCATCTCAAAATCCTAAACCAGATGATGATGTTAAAAAAGAGGAGGATGGGG AGAAATCTTTGGAGAATGATGAAATTAAAGAGGAGAAGCCGGACATTGTAAATAAGAAAACGAGTGACTCTCCGACCGAAAACGGCAGCGGTTGCGAAACCTTGGGCGAAACGCCTCTAAAAACCAGCAGCGAAATAAAGATGGAACCTTCATCCGATACCGAGGAAGGGAAACCGACCGCCAAAGAGAGAGACTCCTTCAAGGAGAACATAAAACCCGTAAAAGCCGAGAGTAAGGCGGAAAAAACTGAACCGAAAGACTTAAAGGAATTAAAAGGGATCTCCGAAAAGACCCCGTCGCCACAAGACCCGGAGCGTGCCGAGGTTTCTGTCATCGTCAAGCGTGCGGAAGAACACGTGGAAAAACCTGTGGAGGATACGGAGAAAATGAAGAACGACCAACAGGCTAAGATACCGTTGAAGAAACGGGAACTGAAACTTACCGATGATTTCGACAGCCCGGTTAAAGCGGCGATCTGCAAGTCAAAGACCCCCACAAAAGAGCTGCTTCAGAAAGAGGAGGGGAAGCCGGAAGAAGACGGTACGAAAGCTGCTGATGGGAAGCAACTGGTCAACGGAGAGGTGACTAGTGAAAAAGTGCACGAAACGAAGGGCGACCACCAGGTGGAGGATGGCGCCGCTGCTCCGAGAGAGACCGTTATCGAGTGCGCAAAGGATGAAAACGGTATCGCAAGCGAGAAGCGGAATTCAAGTGTTATTATAAGTTTACAAGAAATTAAGGAGAACGGCAAATCTAAATTGGTAGATGGACTGGAGAAAGGTGTGACGGACGTCAGCAATGACCGAAGTACACCCCCTGTGCAAGAATCCTCGTCAAAAGCTGCCTCAGTGGTAGAAACGGCTGAAGAAGACCCGGGCAAATGTACCACGGTATCGAAAGTCGATGATGAGAAAGAAAAGACCCCCCCGGAAGAGAAAGAGTCCACGAAGGATGCGGAGACCATCAAAGAGTCTGATGAGCCAGCCAAAGAAGTCCTACCATGTGAGGAAGGGTCACAGACGGCAGACCAAGGAGTCACAGATAAAAAGGGTGAAGACCTCAAGGATGAAGACAGCAGAGAGTGTGAATCAAAGGTGAAAGATGGAAAAAGTAAGGCCACGAAAGTAAAATTGTCAGTAGCCAAAAAATCTTCCACCAGGAATGCTGCGGCTAGGAAAGAGAAGGCTAGCGAAGATCCAGAGAAACCAGACAATGACGTCAAGGAGAAGCCGGCATCTACTGAAAAAGCAGAGACTGATGAGAAGGAGCCGGTAAAGGAGAAGAAAACATTCACTTTAAGGAGCAAGAGTAGGACGATCGAGGGAAAGGCTCCGCAGTCCAAAGACGTGCAAGATGAGAAAGTTGAGGAGGTTGCGGATCAGGAGAAAATTCCCGAGAAGCCGTCACTGACCTCCAGAAGTAAAAATAAGCAAAAGGCGGCTGCAGAAGAGGAGAACAGCGGCTCTGAGGGTAAGGAGATGACGTCGGAAAGGCAGAAGGATGGCTTAAAACTAACCATCCGCATCTCCAACAAAAAAAGAATGCCGGAGCTGCCCGTTGAAGACGCCGAGGATGTCGACGCAGAGGAGAACATTGGACGGAGGCTAAGGCGGTCTCCTCGGATCTCCCGACCCTCTGTGAAGATCTCTGAAGTTAAACCCAGCAAACCTGAGAAGAAACAAAGCGATGATGAAGAATCGCCTGCTCGGGAGAAACCAGAAAGGGAGGAAGAGAAAAAACCTGAGAGAGAGTCAGGCCAGGAAACAAAAAGG AAACACAGAGCAGGGCGATGGAAAAGCTGGACCGTCACTCGATCCCGGCGCAAACGTGAATCCTCCACCGAGGAGGAAACGGAGGAGTCTGATAGCGAGGAAGATTCGGAGGAGGGTTCAGAAGATGAGAAGAACGGCGCTCCAGGGGAGGACGATGAGCCGTGTAAGAAGTGTGGCCTTCCCAACCACCCCGAGCTG ATCCTGCTGTGTGACTCCTGTGACAGCGGGTACcatacagcctgtctgcggccgccGTTGATGATCATCCCTGACGGAGAATGGTTCTGCCCACCGTGCCAACAT AAATTACTTTGTGAGAAGCTCGAGGAGCAATTACAGAATCTAGATGTTGTCCTCAAGAAGAAGGAGCGAGCAGTGAGAAG GAAGGAGCGCTTAGTTTATGTTGGAATCAGTATTGAGAACATTATTCCCGCCCAG gaatcagaggaagtGCCAGAAATACAGGAGAAGgaggaaaagaagaagaagaagtctaAGCCGCTGGAGAGGAGGTCGACGAGGGCTCGGAAGTTCATTAGTTACAG GTTTGATGAGTTTGATGAGGCGATTGATGAAGCGATAGAAGATGACATCCGGGATGCAGACGGAGGGGGCG GTGGTGGGGGCAGAGGAAAGGACATGTCCAACATCACCGGCCACCGTGGCAAAGACATATCCACCATCTTGGAAGGAGAAAGGGAAGAAGGGAAGCGTCCTCAAAGGGCTGTCACACGACGCAAGAAACGGCGGCGACTGAACGACCTGGACAGCGACAGCAACCTGGATGAGGAGGAGAGCGAGGACGAGTTCCGGGTCAGCGAAGG CTCTCAGGATGAATTTGTCATGTCCGACGAAAACATAGAAGAGAGCGATGAAGACCAGCAGTCCAACGACAGTGACTTTGGCGCTCGCCGTCCGCGCCGCCACTACAGCCGACCGATGCGGCAAAGCAGGCGGATAAAGAGGCGAAGCGTGCGGAGGAGGTACTCGGATGATGACGAAGATGATGACGATGATGAATCCGGAGACGACAGCCAAGGATCTG AGACCGATGGCAGCAGCGAATACAGTGATGACTACCTGGACACCAGGAGGAGGAGATCGCGGAGGAACCAGAAGCGACAGGTCAACTATAAGGAAGATTCCGAGAGCGATAATTCGCAGAAAAGAGCTCGGCACGGACGAGGGAAAGAAATGAGACGGGTCCTTAAGAGGAGATGCTCCAGCTCGGAAAGCAATG AGAGTGATTTTTCCGTTGCCTCAGATAAGCCTCGAAACGTGCGGAAGAACCTGCTTAGAAAACGCGTCAGAAGCTCGAACGATGACCTTTCGGATGAGAAGGAGAAACCCGTGAGAAAGCGTCTAAACCGCATCGAGACGGATGACGAGGACGAAGAGGAAGGAGACGCCAAggtgtgcagcagcagcagcgacaAGCCTCCTGCACCAGCAGAGGACAAGCCGCCTTTGGCCACGGCCGTCCCGGAAGGCACGAAGAAGCCTAGTTACCGGATAGAGAGCGACGACGAAGATGACTTTGAGAACGTTACTAAAGACGGGAGCCCGTTGGACTACAGCTTGGTGGATTTACCTTCCGCTAATGGACAAAGCCCGGGGAAAACCATAGAGACATTAATCGGGAAATCGAGCGAAAAAAGCGAGACCACCAAGGACACTTCAGCCCCCGTCAGCCAAGCTTCCAACGGGACGGGGGGCGGTCAGGAGGCTGCCGGAGCCGAGGAGGATGAGGACGAACTATTGAGAGTAACTGACCTTGTGGATTATGTCTGTAACAGTGAACAGTTATAA